A single Verrucomicrobiia bacterium DNA region contains:
- a CDS encoding LysE family translocator yields MPELPPALIAALTGFLAGVALSIPVGPVNLTILNEGARRGFKWAALIGIGATLMEMIYCAIAFTGFAAFFEQGMIKALMEVFSFAFMLFLGVKFLLAKSVPTMARIEHKIELKLEQRLKPHSAFVTGFVRTLANPGVLLGWIVLGAIFISRGLVRPTWEDKLACLAGVTAGVGLWFMGLSWAISLGQKKFTDRTLLKMERISGACLVIFALFQGVFIAMRLTHHRM; encoded by the coding sequence ATGCCGGAACTGCCCCCTGCTTTGATTGCCGCCTTGACGGGATTTTTGGCGGGCGTGGCTCTGTCCATTCCGGTGGGGCCGGTCAATCTCACCATCCTGAACGAAGGTGCGCGGCGTGGATTCAAGTGGGCGGCCTTGATCGGGATCGGCGCGACGCTGATGGAAATGATTTATTGCGCGATTGCGTTTACCGGGTTTGCCGCCTTCTTCGAGCAAGGCATGATCAAAGCGCTGATGGAGGTGTTTAGTTTTGCGTTCATGCTGTTTCTCGGTGTGAAATTCTTGCTGGCCAAATCTGTTCCCACGATGGCGCGGATCGAACATAAAATTGAGTTGAAACTCGAACAACGATTGAAACCGCACTCGGCATTCGTGACCGGGTTTGTGCGCACGCTGGCAAATCCCGGCGTATTGCTCGGCTGGATTGTGCTCGGGGCGATCTTCATTTCCCGCGGTTTGGTGAGGCCCACCTGGGAAGATAAACTGGCCTGCCTCGCCGGCGTGACGGCCGGAGTCGGGCTTTGGTTCATGGGTTTGAGCTGGGCCATTTCCCTGGGGCAAAAAAAGTTTACCGATCGAACTTTGTTGAAAATGGAACGGATTTCCGGCGCGTGTTTAGTGATTTTCGCCTTGTTTCAAGGCGTATTCATCGCCATGCGGTTAACCCATCACCGGATGTAA
- a CDS encoding right-handed parallel beta-helix repeat-containing protein, whose translation MKSALRCVTQPTPVLLSLILAGLGTTTAWTAERYVSLTGGHVTPFTDWASAATNIQAAIDAANDGDVVWVTNGVYNTGGKLTPPQPPPSPNLPPVTSMLTNRITVDKAITVQSVNGAEATIIQGYSSLNILLSVRCAWLTNGATLRGFTLRGGATLSSGLDFESSGGGVFCTSSNDTFVLDCIITDNDAFRFGGGAYSGFLKRCVLSQNRIKFAPNAVQGAAHGAVLVNCLITDNQCGGISLSRATNCAIVRNTSLATSAQAAVVNSILHQCTVTRNCIGGMTGGIAVNSIIWDNWHSFSGNFPILQNHPGQPPVLSYCCTYPILPGVGNTDADPQLLEDGIHLAATSSCRGAGDPTQVIGTDLDGQPWANLPAIGCDEWLPEPLVGKPYPRPSPHTGQVRLSAVAAGETPFTAMWTKDGLVLTNGTKYAAADSPDLLINAFDPTDAGAYQVVISNTVGSSTSAVTQVTVHCVDAAGTTPQSPYLNWSTAATNIQEAIDAAQAGDIVLVTNGLYNTGGRIVAGPERYRHRMVLDRPLLVTSVNGPEVTHISGYGGASSPAATRCAWVAADPAGLSGFTLREGETMQSIVGGGGVFCEAVFAELANCIITNCSAGRAGGGIVGGRLDNCILVGNTSTREGGGAYASQLRNCVIKANQSGWDGGGVYDSQLHNCLIKGNSSGRSGGGAKASELFNCTVVNNSTTNSGGGIANSKAVNSIIYFNQAEANNNDTNDNVYASEVSYSCAAPLPDGAGNITGDPQFVDGFHLAATSPCRGAGLASAASGLDLDGDPWSNPPSMGCDEVVEAAFVGPLTVTLTIPHPQVAAAIPQLLTGEINGRAARIEWAFGDGVIATNLSYQTGYAWATPGTYTVTLTAYNADHPSGVSAQATVEVQPWLSPQLGVGAWRNGQYTLSFTSQFGLTYVVEQTTNLTPPITWQLQQTVPGTGGLIQLTNSSAAGPMRFYRVHTE comes from the coding sequence ATGAAGAGCGCTCTCCGCTGCGTCACCCAACCAACACCCGTTCTGCTGAGTCTGATTCTGGCCGGGCTGGGCACCACCACGGCTTGGACGGCTGAGCGGTATGTCTCCCTGACCGGCGGGCATGTCACGCCGTTCACAGACTGGGCCAGTGCCGCCACGAACATTCAGGCAGCCATTGACGCCGCCAACGACGGTGACGTCGTCTGGGTCACCAACGGCGTTTACAACACCGGCGGCAAACTGACGCCGCCGCAACCGCCGCCCTCTCCCAACTTACCTCCGGTGACCTCAATGCTTACCAACCGGATTACCGTGGACAAAGCGATTACGGTGCAAAGCGTGAACGGAGCGGAAGCTACTATTATTCAGGGTTACTCGTCACTAAACATCTTGCTCAGCGTGCGGTGTGCGTGGTTAACCAACGGCGCGACCTTGCGCGGTTTTACTCTGCGCGGCGGCGCTACACTGAGTAGCGGACTGGATTTTGAATCGAGTGGCGGCGGCGTTTTTTGCACCTCTTCGAACGATACTTTCGTGCTCGATTGCATCATCACCGATAACGATGCGTTTAGGTTCGGAGGCGGCGCCTATTCCGGGTTTTTGAAACGCTGTGTGCTTTCACAAAATCGCATCAAGTTCGCTCCTAACGCAGTTCAAGGGGCCGCGCACGGAGCTGTTTTGGTGAACTGCTTGATTACCGACAACCAGTGCGGAGGGATCAGTCTGTCCCGTGCAACCAACTGTGCCATCGTCAGAAATACTAGCCTTGCGACTTCGGCGCAGGCAGCGGTTGTCAACAGCATTCTACACCAATGCACCGTGACTCGAAACTGCATCGGCGGCATGACTGGTGGTATCGCCGTGAACTCCATCATTTGGGACAACTGGCACTCCTTCTCCGGTAATTTTCCGATCTTACAAAATCACCCAGGGCAGCCACCGGTCCTGAGCTACTGTTGCACTTATCCCATCTTGCCCGGGGTCGGGAACACCGACGCGGACCCGCAATTACTCGAGGATGGAATCCATCTGGCCGCCACTTCGTCGTGTCGCGGCGCGGGTGATCCGACGCAGGTCATCGGCACGGATCTGGATGGTCAACCTTGGGCCAATCTACCCGCCATCGGCTGCGATGAATGGCTGCCTGAACCACTGGTTGGCAAGCCCTATCCCCGACCCAGTCCCCATACCGGCCAGGTTCGGCTCAGTGCCGTTGCTGCCGGGGAGACGCCGTTCACCGCCATGTGGACCAAGGACGGTCTGGTATTGACCAACGGAACGAAATACGCCGCGGCGGATTCACCGGACTTGTTGATAAACGCTTTCGATCCGACAGATGCAGGGGCGTATCAGGTTGTTATCAGCAACACGGTCGGATCATCCACCAGTGCGGTGACGCAAGTAACGGTACACTGCGTTGACGCTGCTGGGACGACACCCCAATCACCGTATCTAAATTGGAGCACGGCAGCGACAAACATTCAGGAGGCAATTGATGCCGCTCAGGCCGGTGACATCGTCTTGGTGACCAATGGCCTCTACAACACCGGAGGCCGTATCGTCGCCGGTCCCGAACGGTACCGGCATCGAATGGTGCTGGATCGACCGTTGCTGGTCACCAGTGTGAATGGCCCGGAGGTTACTCACATCAGTGGATATGGCGGCGCCAGCTCACCGGCCGCGACCCGTTGTGCGTGGGTGGCTGCGGATCCGGCTGGGTTAAGTGGCTTCACACTGCGCGAAGGTGAAACCATGCAGTCGATCGTAGGTGGAGGGGGTGTTTTCTGCGAAGCGGTTTTTGCGGAGTTGGCTAATTGCATCATCACCAATTGTTCGGCGGGGCGTGCGGGTGGCGGCATAGTGGGCGGTCGCTTGGACAATTGCATTCTAGTTGGGAACACATCAACTCGCGAGGGTGGTGGCGCCTATGCCAGTCAACTGCGTAACTGCGTAATCAAAGCTAATCAGAGTGGGTGGGACGGTGGCGGTGTCTATGACAGTCAACTACACAACTGTCTGATTAAAGGTAACAGCAGTGGACGATCCGGCGGCGGCGCCAAGGCCAGCGAGCTGTTCAATTGCACCGTGGTCAATAACTCCACTACCAACAGTGGTGGCGGCATCGCGAATTCCAAGGCTGTTAATAGCATCATTTACTTTAATCAAGCGGAGGCAAACAATAACGACACCAATGACAATGTGTATGCTTCCGAGGTGTCGTATTCATGCGCTGCACCCTTGCCTGACGGTGCGGGCAATATCACCGGTGACCCGCAGTTCGTAGATGGTTTCCATCTGGCCGCTACTTCGCCGTGTCGCGGCGCGGGTCTGGCATCAGCCGCCAGCGGCTTGGACCTGGACGGTGATCCCTGGAGTAATCCGCCATCCATGGGTTGCGACGAAGTCGTGGAAGCCGCCTTCGTTGGCCCGTTGACCGTGACGCTCACGATTCCGCATCCGCAAGTCGCCGCGGCGATACCGCAATTACTGACGGGAGAAATCAACGGGCGCGCCGCCCGGATCGAGTGGGCGTTCGGCGACGGCGTCATCGCCACGAATTTATCCTACCAAACCGGGTATGCCTGGGCGACGCCCGGCACTTACACCGTAACCTTGACCGCTTACAACGCAGATCATCCGAGCGGCGTTTC
- a CDS encoding mechanosensitive ion channel family protein — translation MSFTKVHRIALFILLVILTWSVWNLAAQDKAPTAATNTSAVVTLPPAHETPEWIGSLSQQLPFLKQTLWGNELWKYLFSLIYIFLAFYVSKFLDYLTRVWLKRWTAKTETKLDDMILEVLNGPIKVVAFIVLLRIGLDVFEWPEIVEKVLAKGLTIIVAVSLTYMVMKFVDLLINFWRQRKDAEEDDAFNKQLFPIIRKSLKAFVIVVAALVTLDNLGVNITAAIASLSIGGLAVGLAAQDTLANLFGGIAIFLDKPFRIGDRIVLDKIDGPVESIGMRSTRVRSLDGFLVTIPNKTMGNAIIINISARPTIQTVMNIGITYDTPTEQVKQALKIIEDVYKGHPGSSNCLISFNKFEDSALNILVIHWWHSTNYAEYLNGMQEMNLALKERFDTEGIGFAFPTQTLYVKQDSDWRWSQPK, via the coding sequence ATGTCATTTACAAAAGTTCATCGGATCGCTCTCTTCATCCTGCTGGTTATTCTGACTTGGTCGGTGTGGAATCTGGCCGCCCAGGACAAGGCGCCAACCGCCGCCACGAACACCAGTGCCGTCGTCACGTTGCCGCCAGCACATGAAACGCCGGAGTGGATTGGATCGCTCTCCCAACAACTTCCGTTTCTGAAACAAACGCTCTGGGGCAATGAACTTTGGAAATATCTGTTCTCCCTCATTTACATCTTCCTGGCGTTCTACGTTTCCAAGTTTTTGGATTACCTCACTCGCGTCTGGCTGAAACGCTGGACCGCCAAAACCGAGACCAAACTGGACGACATGATTTTGGAGGTCCTGAACGGACCAATCAAAGTCGTCGCTTTTATCGTTCTACTGCGGATTGGCCTGGACGTGTTCGAATGGCCGGAAATCGTCGAGAAAGTGCTCGCCAAGGGCCTCACCATCATTGTCGCGGTCTCCCTCACCTACATGGTGATGAAGTTTGTGGATCTCCTCATCAACTTCTGGCGGCAACGCAAAGATGCGGAAGAAGACGACGCGTTCAACAAACAACTATTCCCGATCATCCGCAAGAGCTTGAAAGCCTTCGTCATCGTGGTGGCCGCACTGGTGACTTTGGACAATCTTGGCGTCAATATCACGGCGGCCATCGCCTCGCTCTCCATCGGCGGTCTGGCGGTTGGTCTGGCCGCGCAAGACACGCTGGCCAACTTGTTCGGTGGAATCGCCATTTTTCTCGACAAGCCGTTCCGCATCGGCGACCGCATCGTGCTCGACAAAATAGATGGTCCGGTGGAAAGCATCGGCATGCGCAGCACCCGGGTGCGCAGTTTGGACGGCTTCCTCGTCACCATTCCGAATAAGACCATGGGCAACGCCATTATCATCAACATCAGCGCGCGCCCCACCATTCAAACGGTGATGAACATCGGCATCACCTACGACACCCCTACCGAACAGGTCAAGCAAGCACTCAAAATCATTGAAGACGTTTACAAGGGGCATCCCGGCTCGTCCAATTGCCTCATCAGTTTCAACAAGTTTGAAGATTCGGCCTTGAACATCCTTGTCATCCACTGGTGGCATTCGACCAATTATGCTGAATACTTGAACGGCATGCAGGAGATGAATCTCGCCTTGAAGGAACGCTTCGATACCGAGGGCATCGGCTTCGCCTTCCCCACGCAAACGCTCTACGTGAAACAGGATTCGGATTGGCGTTGGAGCCAGCCGAAATAA
- a CDS encoding trypsin-like peptidase domain-containing protein, whose amino-acid sequence MVAVWIVMGSVALADVVELKDAASVSGKILSEKNDSIVVDVGYTVLVIPRAAVAKIIPGDSTPSSTLAADSTNQTEAAAPSAPALETAAAGGFYQVGNGAGGDRSVRELVKQLGEAVVQIRTPAGLGSGFFLNEDGFLITNFHVIEGETQISVEVYHQKNGQLERKVYKQVRIVAMNKFADLALLQVEDRDAPKFKFVRIGNSDVLAVGERVFAIGSPLGLERTVTEGILSTKTRQMSGDLYLQTTAQINPGNSGGPLFNLRGEVVGVTNMKATYGEGLGFAIPAERLRYFLDHRDAFAYSNDNPGNPYRYLSPPTPAQSAETQATQ is encoded by the coding sequence TTGGTTGCGGTCTGGATCGTCATGGGTTCAGTCGCGCTGGCTGACGTCGTGGAACTCAAGGATGCCGCTTCCGTTTCCGGGAAAATTTTATCCGAAAAAAACGACTCCATCGTGGTGGATGTTGGTTACACCGTCCTGGTCATTCCGCGCGCGGCGGTGGCCAAAATTATCCCGGGCGATTCAACTCCGTCGTCCACGCTGGCGGCGGATTCAACCAACCAAACCGAGGCGGCGGCTCCGTCCGCTCCGGCGCTTGAAACGGCGGCGGCGGGCGGATTTTACCAGGTCGGTAATGGCGCGGGTGGCGACCGTAGTGTGCGCGAGTTGGTGAAGCAATTGGGCGAGGCGGTGGTGCAAATCCGCACGCCGGCCGGACTTGGTTCGGGTTTCTTCCTTAACGAGGACGGTTTCTTGATCACCAATTTCCACGTCATCGAAGGCGAGACGCAGATTTCGGTCGAGGTCTATCACCAGAAGAACGGACAGTTGGAGCGCAAGGTGTATAAGCAGGTGCGGATTGTGGCGATGAACAAGTTTGCTGATCTGGCCTTGTTGCAGGTGGAAGACCGGGACGCGCCCAAGTTCAAGTTCGTGCGCATCGGCAACTCGGATGTGCTGGCGGTGGGCGAACGGGTGTTTGCCATCGGCAGTCCGCTGGGTTTGGAACGCACGGTGACGGAAGGTATTCTCAGTACCAAGACCCGGCAGATGAGTGGCGATTTGTATTTGCAGACCACGGCCCAGATCAATCCCGGGAACAGTGGCGGCCCACTGTTCAATCTACGCGGGGAAGTGGTGGGCGTAACCAACATGAAGGCCACGTATGGCGAAGGGTTGGGCTTTGCGATTCCTGCCGAGCGCCTGCGCTACTTTTTGGATCATCGCGATGCGTTCGCGTACAGCAATGACAATCCGGGCAATCCGTACCGGTATTTGTCCCCGCCAACCCCCGCGCAATCCGCTGAGACCCAAGCCACGCAATGA
- a CDS encoding vitamin B12-dependent ribonucleotide reductase, with protein sequence MIDAREDVMTAPTKSAHRRAAGAASVSRGVPTKKSGSHKSLPIKRVFSSAGIHPFDQLQWDQRTAEITDDAGKVIFKQEKVEVPKSWSVLATKVVVSKYFYGEQNTPERETSVRQLIHRITRTIADWGIKDGYFSKADGEIFYDELTWLCLNQYGAFNSPVWFNVGLYHQYGIGKNSDKGNWVINRKTRQAERAPTQYEFPQCSACFIQSVEDNMESIMHLAYAEAMLFKFGSGTGTDLTPIRSAREKLSGGGRPSGPMSFLKVYDQVANVVKSGGKTRRAAKMNTLRDWHGDIEEFIDAKQKEERKAWALIEQGYDGSYNGDAYGSVMYQNENLSVRASDAFMEAALAGKEWWTRATTTGKPLEKKDASKLLDKIAEGTWVCGDPGMQYDGAIQQWHTCKGTKAIHSTNPCSEYVFLDNTACNLASLNLMKFKRNDGQFDLERFKAAVRIYITAQEILVDNSSYPTKDIAENSHIFRTLGLGFANLGSLCMSYGLPYDSDEGRALAGAITAIMTGHAYEQSAAIAANSGAFAGYQDARCSGVSHPEKKSNVESMLDVIKLHRAAVENIHPSEEFGYLKDEARRCWERALSRGKQVGYRNAQVTVLAPTGTIAFLMDCDTTGVEPDIALVKYKLLAGGGMLKIVNRTVPEGLRRLGYDEKQIQTIVGHVEKFDTIEDVEENGVTIASGLKPEHLPVFDCAFKAFRGQRSIGYLAHLKMMAAAQPFISGAISKTVNMPNDCTVADIRNTYVEAWRMGLKCVAIYRDGSKRSQPLNTKQTKDGDKNQSGAAATPADAAALETRLKELDSEVTRLREMAGKPLRRRLSETRSALTHKFDIAGHEGYLTVGLFEDGQPGELFITMAKEGSTIGGLMDGIGTLTSMALQYGVPLEALVRKFAHQRFEPSGYTKNPEIRNASSITDYVFRWMAMQFIPQYREKNAELRNQPELAIPGLIEEIKKKVNRPVPDLPLADDTDILELKTATVTRAESPLEDGVVKTLGDSVKHFQQDAPTCPNCGHIAVRNASCYKCLNCGESLGCS encoded by the coding sequence ATGATTGACGCACGTGAAGATGTTATGACCGCTCCCACCAAATCCGCCCATCGCCGAGCCGCCGGCGCGGCGTCCGTTTCGCGTGGTGTGCCAACCAAAAAATCAGGGTCTCATAAATCGCTGCCCATTAAACGCGTGTTCAGCAGCGCCGGGATTCATCCCTTTGACCAATTGCAATGGGATCAGCGCACTGCCGAGATCACCGACGACGCCGGCAAGGTCATCTTCAAGCAGGAAAAGGTCGAAGTGCCGAAGTCCTGGTCCGTCCTGGCGACCAAGGTGGTGGTCTCGAAGTATTTCTACGGTGAGCAAAACACGCCCGAACGCGAGACATCCGTTCGCCAGCTCATTCATCGCATCACCCGCACCATTGCTGATTGGGGGATCAAGGATGGATACTTCAGCAAAGCCGATGGTGAGATTTTTTACGATGAGCTTACGTGGCTTTGCCTGAATCAATACGGCGCGTTTAATTCGCCGGTCTGGTTTAACGTGGGGCTTTATCACCAATACGGCATCGGCAAGAACTCTGACAAAGGCAACTGGGTCATCAACCGCAAGACCCGGCAGGCCGAGCGCGCCCCGACCCAATACGAATTTCCGCAATGCAGCGCCTGCTTCATCCAGTCCGTCGAGGACAATATGGAAAGCATCATGCACCTCGCCTATGCCGAAGCGATGCTCTTCAAATTCGGTTCGGGCACGGGCACGGATTTGACGCCGATCCGTTCGGCGCGTGAAAAACTTAGTGGCGGCGGTCGGCCGAGCGGCCCCATGAGCTTCCTCAAGGTGTACGATCAGGTCGCCAACGTGGTGAAGTCCGGCGGCAAAACCCGTCGCGCGGCCAAGATGAACACCTTGCGCGATTGGCACGGAGACATCGAGGAGTTCATTGACGCCAAGCAAAAAGAGGAGCGGAAGGCGTGGGCGCTGATCGAGCAGGGCTACGATGGCTCCTACAATGGCGATGCCTACGGCAGCGTCATGTATCAAAACGAAAATTTATCGGTGCGCGCCAGTGACGCCTTCATGGAAGCGGCATTGGCCGGCAAGGAATGGTGGACGCGCGCCACCACCACCGGCAAACCGCTCGAGAAAAAGGACGCCAGCAAATTGTTGGACAAAATCGCGGAAGGGACCTGGGTCTGCGGCGATCCCGGCATGCAGTATGACGGCGCGATTCAGCAATGGCACACCTGCAAGGGCACCAAAGCCATTCACTCGACCAATCCGTGCAGTGAATACGTGTTTCTCGACAACACCGCCTGCAATCTGGCTTCGCTGAACCTGATGAAGTTCAAGCGGAATGACGGCCAGTTTGATCTCGAACGCTTCAAAGCCGCCGTGCGGATTTATATCACCGCTCAGGAAATCCTGGTGGATAACTCGAGCTATCCCACCAAGGATATCGCGGAAAACTCGCATATTTTCCGCACCCTCGGACTTGGATTTGCCAATCTCGGTTCACTTTGCATGAGCTATGGCTTGCCCTACGACAGCGACGAAGGTCGCGCTTTGGCCGGCGCCATCACTGCCATCATGACCGGACACGCCTACGAGCAATCCGCGGCCATCGCCGCCAACAGCGGCGCGTTTGCCGGTTACCAGGATGCGCGATGCTCCGGAGTCTCGCATCCCGAGAAGAAAAGCAACGTCGAGTCCATGCTGGATGTGATCAAGCTGCATCGCGCCGCCGTGGAAAACATCCATCCGAGCGAGGAGTTCGGTTATTTAAAGGACGAAGCGCGGCGTTGCTGGGAACGCGCGTTGAGCCGGGGCAAACAAGTTGGCTACCGCAACGCGCAGGTCACGGTACTCGCACCCACCGGCACGATTGCGTTCCTCATGGATTGCGACACGACAGGAGTTGAGCCGGACATTGCCTTGGTGAAATACAAACTGCTCGCCGGTGGCGGCATGTTGAAAATTGTCAACCGCACCGTACCCGAAGGTTTGCGACGCCTGGGTTACGACGAGAAACAGATTCAAACCATCGTCGGTCACGTCGAAAAATTCGACACCATTGAAGACGTCGAGGAAAACGGCGTCACGATTGCCAGCGGCTTGAAGCCCGAGCATCTTCCGGTTTTTGACTGCGCGTTCAAAGCGTTTCGCGGCCAGCGGAGCATCGGCTATCTGGCGCACCTCAAAATGATGGCTGCCGCCCAGCCGTTTATCAGTGGGGCGATTTCCAAAACCGTCAATATGCCCAACGACTGCACGGTCGCGGACATTCGGAACACCTACGTGGAGGCCTGGCGGATGGGACTCAAGTGCGTGGCGATTTATCGCGATGGCTCGAAACGCTCTCAACCCCTCAACACCAAGCAGACCAAAGATGGTGACAAGAATCAGTCTGGCGCGGCGGCGACCCCGGCGGACGCCGCCGCGTTGGAAACGCGCCTCAAAGAGCTGGACAGCGAGGTGACCCGGCTGCGAGAGATGGCGGGCAAACCCTTGCGCCGCCGGTTATCCGAAACGCGCAGTGCCCTGACTCATAAATTTGATATTGCCGGACACGAAGGCTATCTCACCGTCGGTTTGTTTGAAGACGGCCAGCCCGGCGAACTGTTCATCACCATGGCCAAGGAAGGTTCGACGATTGGCGGCCTGATGGATGGCATTGGCACTCTGACCAGCATGGCGCTGCAATATGGCGTTCCGTTGGAAGCGCTCGTGCGGAAGTTTGCGCATCAGCGCTTCGAGCCAAGCGGTTACACCAAAAACCCGGAAATCCGCAACGCCTCGTCCATTACGGACTACGTGTTCCGTTGGATGGCCATGCAGTTTATTCCCCAATACCGTGAAAAGAACGCGGAGCTGCGCAACCAACCCGAGCTGGCGATTCCCGGACTGATCGAGGAAATTAAAAAAAAAGTGAACCGTCCGGTGCCGGATCTGCCGCTCGCGGATGACACCGACATTCTCGAGTTAAAAACGGCGACGGTTACCCGGGCTGAGTCGCCGCTTGAGGATGGGGTCGTTAAAACCCTGGGCGATTCCGTGAAGCATTTTCAACAAGACGCGCCGACCTGTCCGAATTGCGGTCATATTGCGGTGCGTAACGCATCGTGCTACAAGTGCTTGAACTGCGGCGAAAGCCTCGGTTGTTCGTAA
- the thiS gene encoding sulfur carrier protein ThiS gives MSANAIIANGQTITTKLPCTIEEFLVAQKLLPRSVVVEHNGEAVAPSEFAQRQLQANDRLEIVKVVAGG, from the coding sequence ATGAGCGCCAACGCCATCATCGCCAACGGTCAGACCATCACGACCAAGCTTCCCTGCACCATTGAGGAATTTTTGGTCGCACAAAAACTGTTGCCGCGCAGCGTCGTGGTGGAGCACAACGGCGAAGCCGTCGCGCCGTCGGAATTTGCCCAGCGCCAACTTCAAGCCAACGACCGGTTGGAGATCGTCAAAGTCGTCGCGGGCGGCTGA
- a CDS encoding SUF system NifU family Fe-S cluster assembly protein: MFDDLNDLYQQVILDHCKKPRNFHTLPAATCSAQGHNPLCGDQLKLFLVMDADIITDISFVGSGCCISKASASLLTEFAKGKTKAAVESMFGKVHDMITTGKAEADVGKLAVFAGVYKYPSRVKCAILAWHAVMSALKEGGGSVSTESEAA; this comes from the coding sequence ATGTTTGATGACTTGAACGACCTCTACCAGCAGGTCATTCTCGACCACTGCAAGAAACCACGGAACTTCCACACGCTGCCGGCGGCCACTTGTTCCGCCCAAGGTCACAACCCGCTTTGCGGGGATCAGTTGAAACTTTTTTTGGTGATGGATGCCGACATCATCACCGACATCAGCTTTGTCGGGTCGGGTTGTTGCATTTCCAAAGCCTCGGCCTCGTTGCTGACGGAATTCGCCAAGGGGAAAACCAAAGCCGCGGTCGAGAGCATGTTTGGCAAAGTCCACGACATGATCACCACTGGAAAGGCTGAAGCGGACGTGGGCAAGCTGGCAGTGTTTGCCGGAGTGTATAAATATCCGTCCCGAGTCAAATGCGCCATCCTCGCATGGCACGCGGTAATGAGTGCGCTGAAGGAAGGTGGCGGTTCCGTGTCCACCGAATCCGAAGCCGCCTGA
- a CDS encoding DUF3185 family protein: MKSTLGIIFLVVGAGLLVWGYRESQTVKGRLHQTFSSSVSNRITWTYVGGAVLVTAGVGLVYSGRGKRG, translated from the coding sequence ATGAAAAGCACCCTGGGCATTATTTTTCTGGTTGTCGGAGCCGGTTTGTTGGTTTGGGGCTACCGCGAGTCGCAAACCGTCAAAGGCAGACTGCACCAAACTTTCAGTTCCTCGGTAAGCAATCGCATCACCTGGACGTACGTCGGCGGCGCCGTTTTGGTGACAGCAGGCGTCGGGTTGGTTTATTCGGGGCGCGGCAAGCGCGGTTGA
- the pssA gene encoding CDP-diacylglycerol--serine O-phosphatidyltransferase, protein MADDRKQAGGAPLEAKLKIYFLPNLLTAGNLFCGFVALTKIVEADLRAGDYSAIKVALAFILAACVFDLFDGRVARMVGADSPFGREFDSLADLISFGAAPAFLVHRIVLKDVFIKYAELGWFIASIYLVCGAFRLARFNTMASAPGGGGGREFLGFPIPSAAALVASLTLFMIWLNEMGLMDERITHTRWRYLLPVLMLFLSWMMVSRVKYPSFKVLNLRTTRSFPGMLVAILLLGIVVVTRGEALMFILPLFFTAYLIYGFVRPYVSRRIRRDIIEEDLEDDEDEASPA, encoded by the coding sequence ATGGCTGACGATCGAAAGCAAGCTGGCGGTGCGCCGCTGGAAGCAAAACTCAAGATTTACTTCCTGCCCAACCTCTTGACGGCGGGCAACCTGTTTTGCGGGTTCGTTGCCCTGACCAAGATCGTGGAAGCGGATCTGCGGGCGGGAGACTATTCGGCGATCAAAGTCGCGCTGGCCTTTATTTTGGCCGCCTGTGTTTTTGATTTGTTTGACGGGCGGGTGGCGCGAATGGTCGGTGCGGACAGCCCCTTTGGACGCGAGTTTGATTCGCTGGCGGACTTGATTTCTTTTGGCGCGGCCCCGGCCTTTCTGGTGCATCGCATTGTGCTCAAGGATGTGTTCATCAAGTACGCGGAGCTGGGGTGGTTCATCGCCTCGATTTACTTGGTGTGCGGCGCGTTTAGATTGGCGCGTTTTAACACCATGGCCAGTGCGCCCGGTGGTGGCGGCGGTCGGGAATTTCTGGGCTTTCCCATTCCTTCGGCGGCGGCGTTGGTGGCTTCGCTGACCCTGTTCATGATCTGGCTCAACGAAATGGGGTTGATGGATGAGCGGATCACGCACACTCGCTGGCGTTATCTGCTTCCGGTTCTGATGTTGTTTTTATCGTGGATGATGGTGAGCCGCGTGAAGTATCCGAGTTTTAAGGTGCTCAATTTGCGCACCACCCGATCCTTTCCGGGGATGCTGGTCGCGATTTTATTGTTGGGGATCGTGGTGGTGACACGCGGTGAGGCGTTAATGTTTATCCTGCCGCTGTTCTTCACCGCTTATCTGATTTACGGCTTTGTTCGACCCTATGTGTCGCGGCGGATCCGGCGCGATATCATTGAGGAAGATTTGGAGGATGACGAGGATGAGGCCTCGCCAGCATAG